In a single window of the Olivibacter sp. SDN3 genome:
- a CDS encoding heme lyase CcmF/NrfE family subunit: MDIQFQGESLFPGQLGQFFIILSFGTALLSCISYFFASKHKDDRSWQKIARIAFFSNVVAVIGIGCCLFYIIYNHLFEYHYAWAHSSRTLPVYYIISSFWEGQEGSFWLWMFWQAVLAVVVVARSKSWESPVMTIIMLCQAVLASMLLGIEVFGERVGSSPFILLRDEMNAPIFSNPNYLSMIADGQGLNPLLQNYWMVIHPPTLFLGFASMIVPFAYGIAGLWQRQYKDWLKPALPWSLFAVMVLGAGIIMGSFWAYEALNFGGFWAWDPVENASIIPWFTLIAAVHVIVAYKNSGHSYFTATFLVLISFVLVIYASFLTRSGVLGETSVHSFTDLGMYWQLVAFNLLFLVIMIYFLISRWKELPITKKDEETYSREFWLFIGALILVVACVQIIATTSIPVFNAMFGTKIAPPVDAIAHYNKWQAAFAILVLILSAIGQFLKYKKTTPKVFYANLLVSVIVAVVVTAILVYVTKVFTNFIYILLSFSAVFALVANARVLGDAFKGKWKLAGSSVAHIGFALLLIGALVAAATNKVVSLNSSGSIPIAGFEEAEKPGENLFLYIDEPMEMDDYTITYVGDSTSGPNTYYKVNYEKRDGKTGAVQERFQLTPNAQQNPKMGLIGTPSTRHYLTKDIYTIITSAPKLDDPDEHDHNHEGHDPNEGYEEPSTQLVNIGDTLRYKNGFIVVKSIDRNAALQNMPLAGDDLLFALQLEVHAANGEIYEADPKYLIKNGNSFDFARDIEEQGLRLRFTKIVPNEGMELMVYQKPLPEKKWVVMKAIEFPYINFFWCGTIIMTIGFLLAILRRNKELKGKIV; encoded by the coding sequence ATGGATATTCAATTTCAGGGCGAAAGCCTTTTCCCCGGCCAATTAGGTCAATTCTTTATTATATTATCGTTTGGCACAGCGCTTTTATCTTGTATAAGTTATTTCTTTGCTTCAAAACACAAAGACGACCGTTCTTGGCAAAAAATAGCCCGTATTGCTTTCTTTAGCAATGTAGTTGCAGTTATTGGCATCGGTTGCTGTTTGTTCTATATTATTTACAATCATTTATTTGAGTATCACTATGCGTGGGCCCATTCCTCACGCACTTTGCCTGTTTACTATATAATTTCCAGTTTTTGGGAGGGGCAGGAAGGAAGTTTCTGGCTGTGGATGTTCTGGCAAGCAGTATTGGCTGTTGTGGTAGTAGCGCGGAGCAAAAGCTGGGAAAGCCCGGTAATGACTATAATCATGCTTTGTCAGGCAGTTTTGGCATCTATGCTATTGGGAATTGAGGTGTTTGGCGAAAGGGTAGGAAGTTCGCCGTTCATTTTGTTGCGGGATGAGATGAACGCGCCTATATTCTCTAATCCTAATTATTTAAGTATGATTGCCGACGGTCAGGGTTTAAATCCGTTATTGCAGAATTATTGGATGGTGATACACCCGCCTACCTTATTCTTGGGTTTTGCTTCAATGATCGTGCCTTTTGCTTACGGCATAGCGGGGTTGTGGCAAAGGCAGTATAAAGACTGGTTGAAGCCAGCGCTGCCATGGTCGCTGTTTGCTGTTATGGTACTTGGAGCAGGAATTATTATGGGATCGTTTTGGGCTTATGAAGCGTTAAACTTTGGGGGCTTCTGGGCTTGGGATCCGGTGGAAAATGCTTCTATTATACCTTGGTTTACGCTGATTGCTGCGGTACATGTGATTGTGGCTTATAAGAATTCTGGACATTCGTATTTTACTGCAACTTTTCTAGTACTGATCAGTTTTGTATTAGTAATTTATGCTTCATTTCTAACCAGAAGTGGGGTGCTGGGAGAGACCTCTGTGCATTCCTTTACAGATTTGGGGATGTATTGGCAACTGGTGGCTTTCAATTTGCTCTTTTTAGTTATAATGATTTATTTTTTAATTTCCAGATGGAAAGAATTGCCTATTACTAAAAAGGATGAGGAGACCTACTCAAGAGAATTCTGGCTATTCATTGGTGCATTAATTTTAGTGGTTGCCTGTGTACAGATTATTGCAACGACCTCTATACCGGTATTCAATGCCATGTTTGGAACAAAAATAGCACCACCAGTAGATGCCATTGCTCATTATAATAAGTGGCAAGCGGCCTTTGCTATTTTGGTGCTTATATTGTCTGCTATCGGGCAGTTTTTGAAGTATAAGAAAACTACACCAAAAGTATTTTATGCCAATTTATTGGTGTCTGTTATCGTGGCTGTGGTAGTGACGGCTATCTTGGTCTATGTGACGAAAGTATTTACTAATTTTATTTATATCTTGTTATCCTTTTCGGCTGTATTTGCCTTAGTAGCGAATGCCCGTGTTTTGGGAGATGCATTTAAAGGGAAATGGAAGTTGGCAGGATCGTCGGTAGCGCATATCGGTTTTGCATTGTTGTTAATTGGGGCTTTGGTAGCCGCCGCTACAAATAAGGTCGTATCCCTCAATTCTAGTGGATCCATTCCCATAGCGGGTTTTGAAGAGGCAGAAAAACCGGGTGAAAACCTATTTTTGTATATTGATGAACCAATGGAGATGGATGATTATACCATTACTTATGTAGGGGATAGCACCTCTGGACCAAATACCTATTATAAAGTGAATTATGAGAAGCGAGATGGAAAAACAGGTGCTGTTCAAGAACGCTTTCAACTGACCCCAAACGCACAACAAAACCCGAAAATGGGATTAATAGGAACACCGAGTACTAGGCATTACCTTACGAAAGACATTTACACCATTATTACGTCTGCACCTAAGCTAGACGATCCGGACGAACATGACCACAACCACGAGGGCCATGATCCGAACGAGGGCTATGAGGAGCCTTCAACCCAGCTGGTTAATATAGGCGATACCCTACGATATAAGAATGGCTTTATTGTCGTTAAAAGTATCGATAGAAATGCTGCCCTACAGAATATGCCTTTGGCAGGCGATGATTTGTTGTTTGCACTGCAATTGGAAGTTCATGCAGCAAATGGTGAAATTTACGAGGCCGATCCTAAGTACCTGATCAAAAATGGTAATAGTTTCGATTTTGCCAGAGATATTGAAGAGCAGGGATTGCGATTGAGATTTACGAAAATTGTGCCTAATGAAGGTATGGAACTGATGGTTTATCAAAAACCTTTGCCAGAAAAAAAATGGGTGGTAATGAAAGCTATTGAATTCCCTTATATAAATTTCTTTTGGTGTGGGACAATTATCATGACTATTGGTTTCTTATTAGCTATCTTAAGAAGAAATAAAGAGCTAAAAGGTAAGATAGTTTAA
- a CDS encoding Rossmann-like and DUF2520 domain-containing protein has translation MDIVILGSGNVATHLAYALKKAQYHIRQVYSPNFSHAKHLADGIGAEPLDDLRYVTSEADVYLIAVKDEAIESVAAALRLRNKILLHTSGSTDINVLTPFSSCYGVIYPLQTISKEVELDFTKVPLILEFSDPETKAELMNLAFKLSPLIYEYNSEQRRCLHLGAVIACNFSNYLYAIAHDFLTEKKVDFNLLRPLIVETANKAQDHNPKDVQTGPAVRNDQQIIDKHINLLQQHEDWQRVYRLLSEGIVKKFWNESKYDDKI, from the coding sequence ATGGATATTGTAATCTTAGGAAGTGGAAATGTTGCTACGCATCTAGCATATGCCTTGAAAAAGGCCCAGTACCACATTAGACAGGTATATAGCCCAAATTTTTCTCATGCCAAACATTTAGCAGACGGTATTGGAGCAGAGCCTTTAGATGACTTAAGGTATGTGACTTCTGAGGCAGATGTGTACCTAATTGCCGTAAAAGATGAAGCGATAGAATCGGTGGCAGCTGCGTTGAGGCTTCGAAATAAAATATTATTACACACGTCAGGTAGTACAGATATTAACGTTTTGACACCCTTCTCCTCTTGTTATGGTGTGATATATCCCCTTCAAACCATATCTAAAGAAGTAGAATTAGATTTTACTAAAGTACCACTTATTTTAGAGTTTTCAGATCCTGAAACAAAAGCCGAGCTTATGAATTTGGCTTTTAAGTTATCTCCCCTAATTTATGAATATAATTCAGAACAAAGAAGATGCCTTCATTTGGGGGCGGTAATCGCTTGTAATTTCAGTAATTATCTGTACGCGATAGCTCATGATTTTTTAACGGAAAAAAAAGTAGATTTTAATTTATTGCGGCCGCTGATTGTCGAAACTGCAAACAAGGCGCAAGATCATAATCCGAAAGACGTACAGACAGGTCCCGCGGTAAGAAACGATCAGCAGATTATTGATAAACATATTAATCTGCTTCAGCAACATGAGGATTGGCAGCGGGTATATCGGTTGTTAAGTGAGGGGATTGTAAAAAAATTTTGGAATGAAAGTAAGTACGATGATAAAATTTAA
- a CDS encoding HAD family hydrolase, producing MLFDKIRKVKVLVFDVDGVLTDGKVLVTENGDQLRTFNIRDGYALQLAVKREMPVVVITGGKSQGVLMRLSGLHVKHIFLGVNNKIKVLKEWLDDHRFNLDDVLYMGDDMPDLGVMKLVGMAACPADAIEEVKSISHYISAREGGRGAVRDVIEKVLKLQGKWDHENVVKSI from the coding sequence ATGTTATTTGATAAAATAAGAAAGGTAAAGGTGCTGGTGTTTGATGTGGACGGTGTGCTGACCGACGGCAAGGTTTTAGTGACAGAAAATGGTGATCAACTACGAACCTTTAATATACGTGATGGATACGCGTTGCAATTAGCTGTAAAGCGAGAAATGCCCGTAGTGGTTATTACCGGAGGAAAATCTCAAGGTGTTCTTATGCGTTTATCCGGACTGCACGTAAAACATATTTTTTTGGGGGTCAACAATAAAATAAAGGTCTTGAAGGAGTGGTTAGATGATCACAGATTTAATCTTGACGATGTATTATATATGGGCGATGATATGCCCGATTTGGGTGTCATGAAATTGGTGGGAATGGCTGCTTGTCCCGCTGACGCAATAGAAGAGGTAAAGTCTATATCTCATTATATTAGTGCTAGAGAAGGGGGGAGGGGGGCTGTAAGAGATGTGATAGAGAAGGTTTTAAAATTGCAGGGTAAATGGGATCACGAAAATGTTGTCAAAAGCATTTAG
- a CDS encoding Maf family nucleotide pyrophosphatase, which yields MEDLSQKTIILASKSPRRKELLSALGLTFKTDVKEVDESYPDTMNGAAVALYIAGKKAEAFDVVYDNELVITADTIVCVDDLILGKPKDYDEAFQMLTRLSGKRHEVITGVALKTRDRIRTFHEVTAVYFNQLNDEQIKYYIENFEPYDKAGAYGIQEWIGAVAVRHIDGSYTNVMGLPTAKLYNELIKLL from the coding sequence ATGGAAGATTTAAGTCAAAAGACTATCATTTTAGCTTCGAAATCTCCACGGAGAAAAGAACTGTTAAGTGCATTGGGATTAACATTCAAAACGGATGTTAAAGAGGTTGACGAGTCTTACCCTGATACGATGAATGGGGCTGCCGTCGCACTTTATATAGCAGGTAAGAAAGCGGAGGCCTTTGATGTGGTGTATGATAATGAGCTAGTGATTACAGCCGATACTATCGTTTGCGTCGATGATCTAATTCTAGGGAAACCGAAAGATTATGATGAAGCATTTCAGATGCTTACACGCTTGTCGGGAAAGAGACATGAAGTGATTACTGGCGTTGCTTTAAAAACAAGAGATAGAATTAGGACTTTCCATGAAGTAACAGCAGTTTACTTTAACCAGCTAAATGACGAGCAGATAAAATATTATATTGAAAATTTCGAACCTTATGATAAGGCTGGAGCCTATGGCATTCAGGAATGGATTGGAGCAGTTGCTGTTCGTCATATCGACGGTTCATATACCAATGTTATGGGACTGCCCACAGCTAAACTTTATAATGAGTTGATCAAGCTACTATAA
- a CDS encoding metallophosphoesterase, giving the protein MTKVGLLSDTHGYLDKAVFKHFAKCDEIWHAGDFGSVELIERLRDFKPFRGVYGNIDGRDIRVSYPEDLRFFCEEVDVWMTHIGGYPGKYTPRIRDEIYENPPKLFITGHSHILKVMYDRKIDCLHLNPGAAGKQGWHKVQTLMRFTIDSKIIRDLEVIEIKGY; this is encoded by the coding sequence ATGACAAAAGTAGGACTACTTTCAGACACACATGGATATTTAGATAAGGCTGTCTTTAAACATTTTGCCAAATGCGATGAAATTTGGCATGCTGGAGATTTCGGTAGTGTCGAGTTAATAGAACGTTTACGCGATTTTAAACCATTTCGGGGAGTATACGGTAATATAGATGGTAGAGACATTCGCGTATCTTACCCAGAAGATTTAAGGTTTTTTTGTGAAGAAGTAGACGTTTGGATGACGCATATTGGCGGATACCCCGGTAAATATACGCCGAGAATACGTGATGAGATATACGAAAATCCTCCTAAACTATTTATCACTGGGCACTCTCATATCCTTAAAGTTATGTATGATAGAAAAATCGATTGTTTACACCTAAATCCAGGTGCCGCAGGAAAACAAGGGTGGCACAAAGTGCAAACCCTGATGCGTTTTACAATCGATTCTAAGATTATACGAGACCTTGAGGTTATAGAAATTAAAGGTTATTAA
- the fbp gene encoding class 1 fructose-bisphosphatase, with product MSVVKTLGQFIIEKQADFPYAKGELSRLLRDIGIAAKIVNREVNKAGLVDILGDAGTINIQGEGQKKLDVYANEQFISALRSGGECCVVASEEHDDCIYIESEISKNAKYIVAIDPLDGSSNIDVNVAIGTIFSIYRRQSTNGKALISDVLQKGSRQVAAGYIIYGSSTMLVYTTGKGVNGFTLDPSIGEFCLSHPNMTIPKEGHIYSINEGNYVHFPQGVKDYIKYCQEEDVATKRPYTSRYIGSMVADIHRNLIKGGIFLYPVSAAYPKGKLRLVYECNPMAFILEQAGGGATDGFNRILDLTPLKLHQRSAIFLGSELMVLKLMDCLNQTNKEKKQVS from the coding sequence ATGTCTGTAGTAAAAACACTTGGTCAATTTATAATAGAGAAGCAAGCGGATTTTCCATATGCTAAAGGAGAGTTGAGTCGATTATTGCGAGACATTGGTATCGCAGCAAAAATTGTTAATCGAGAGGTGAACAAAGCCGGTTTAGTCGACATACTAGGTGATGCGGGCACAATAAACATTCAGGGCGAAGGACAAAAAAAATTGGATGTTTATGCAAACGAACAATTTATTTCTGCTTTAAGAAGTGGTGGAGAGTGCTGTGTAGTGGCTTCAGAGGAACACGATGATTGTATATATATTGAGTCTGAAATATCAAAAAATGCTAAATATATTGTAGCAATTGATCCATTGGATGGTTCGTCTAATATAGATGTCAATGTAGCAATTGGTACAATATTTTCAATATACCGCCGCCAAAGCACTAATGGAAAAGCACTTATTAGCGATGTACTACAGAAAGGCAGTCGGCAGGTCGCCGCGGGTTATATTATTTATGGGTCATCTACTATGCTCGTTTATACGACAGGAAAAGGAGTCAATGGTTTTACTTTGGACCCGTCGATTGGAGAGTTTTGTCTTTCGCACCCCAATATGACTATACCTAAAGAAGGTCATATTTATTCGATTAATGAAGGGAACTACGTGCATTTTCCTCAAGGAGTTAAAGACTATATTAAGTACTGCCAGGAAGAGGATGTGGCAACGAAAAGACCTTATACTTCACGATATATAGGTTCAATGGTGGCCGATATTCATAGAAACCTTATTAAGGGGGGTATTTTTTTATACCCTGTTTCTGCGGCCTATCCTAAAGGAAAGCTACGGTTGGTTTATGAGTGCAACCCGATGGCTTTTATTCTAGAGCAGGCTGGGGGGGGGGCTACTGATGGTTTTAACCGAATATTAGATTTGACACCACTTAAGCTGCATCAACGATCGGCAATTTTTTTGGGTTCTGAATTAATGGTGCTTAAATTAATGGATTGTTTGAATCAAACAAATAAAGAAAAAAAACAAGTGAGTTAA
- a CDS encoding MerR family transcriptional regulator, translating into MPYKEREINKLYYTMGEVTEMFGVNASQIRFYEREFDIIQPKKNKKGNRLFTPEDIENFKIIFNLVKEKGYTLQGARDYLKTNKNQAKENQRVINSLEKLKAFLIEVKERL; encoded by the coding sequence ATGCCATATAAAGAACGTGAAATTAATAAGCTTTACTACACGATGGGTGAAGTTACGGAAATGTTTGGGGTAAACGCATCCCAAATAAGGTTCTATGAACGCGAGTTCGATATTATACAGCCGAAGAAAAACAAAAAAGGAAATCGGCTATTTACTCCTGAAGATATTGAAAACTTCAAAATTATCTTTAACCTAGTAAAAGAGAAGGGGTATACTTTACAGGGAGCTAGGGACTACCTCAAAACCAATAAAAATCAAGCAAAGGAAAATCAGCGCGTCATTAACTCCTTAGAAAAACTCAAGGCATTTCTAATTGAGGTAAAAGAACGCCTTTAA
- a CDS encoding cation:proton antiporter — MNKNFFEHIAHAFETPLTNSVLIFSLILFIILLAPILLRKIKIPGIIGLILSGVVIGPHGLNILERSSAVELFSTIGLLYIMFIAGLELDMNEFRKTRHKSLVFGFYTFIIPILIGYPVCYYMLDFDMGASILVSSMFATHTLVAYPVVNSYGIAKNQAVAITIGGTILTDTAVLIILAVIVGSSQGQLDQQFWIKLTISFAVFLGIMFGIIPKIAKWFFQRVESEKTSHYIFVLLVVFFAAFMAEVSGLEPIIGAFVAGLALNKFIPHSSALMNRIEFIGNAIFIPFFLISVGMIVDVKVLYSGPAALIVAGTLTVVAILGKWIAAWFTQVTFKYSSAQRQVIFGLSSAHAAATLAIIMVGYANGIINENVLNGTIVLILITCIVASIVTETASKKVILAGEQDVISEDKDVLKDEHILVPIANLNNMEILLDFATMIKNKRSPHPVTILSVVPNNDLAEENLKRARKNLDSTAKYASGSEIEVNMMATIDYNIAGGISRASREIMADSILLGWPSQVGIIEKMVGEKTESILNRTDINIFMCHFGKPFVGNDRILLICPPMAEDEKGFSYWLNKLARLAQELTLPIFCIANQRSEHAILDYFKKNKVSATIKFLLHEVWDEFLSFKAYVKESDLLVFVSARAGEVSYQRMFDGIPKKLARKYEHNNRILVYPSRRPTSMFDNYEEVGAIPINSGLTHLQRVGKGLSNVLKIKVKNKVSNK; from the coding sequence ATGAACAAGAACTTTTTTGAGCATATAGCCCACGCATTTGAAACACCGCTAACGAACTCTGTACTCATATTTTCCTTAATTTTATTTATTATCTTATTGGCGCCGATCTTATTGAGAAAGATCAAAATTCCAGGGATTATAGGTTTGATTTTATCAGGAGTTGTTATTGGCCCGCATGGACTGAATATCTTGGAACGTAGTTCAGCGGTGGAGTTATTTTCTACTATTGGTTTGTTGTACATCATGTTTATTGCCGGATTGGAGCTAGACATGAATGAGTTTAGGAAAACGAGGCATAAAAGTCTAGTATTCGGTTTTTACACCTTCATCATACCCATTTTAATAGGTTATCCGGTATGTTATTATATGCTGGACTTCGATATGGGAGCTAGCATATTGGTATCAAGCATGTTTGCTACCCACACACTAGTCGCTTATCCGGTAGTAAACAGCTATGGTATTGCGAAAAATCAGGCGGTGGCCATTACAATCGGAGGAACCATACTTACTGATACGGCTGTTCTTATTATTTTAGCTGTCATTGTAGGTTCTTCTCAGGGGCAGCTGGATCAACAATTCTGGATTAAACTTACTATATCCTTTGCCGTCTTCCTTGGTATTATGTTTGGTATCATTCCTAAAATTGCAAAATGGTTCTTTCAGAGGGTTGAAAGTGAAAAAACATCCCACTATATTTTTGTATTACTTGTCGTTTTCTTTGCCGCTTTTATGGCGGAGGTTTCGGGACTGGAACCTATTATTGGAGCATTTGTTGCCGGCTTGGCACTCAATAAATTCATTCCACATTCGTCAGCCCTAATGAATCGAATTGAATTTATTGGAAATGCGATTTTCATACCATTTTTTTTGATAAGTGTAGGTATGATCGTCGATGTAAAAGTGCTTTACAGTGGTCCGGCGGCATTGATAGTTGCTGGCACGTTAACAGTGGTGGCTATATTAGGAAAATGGATAGCTGCCTGGTTCACACAGGTTACCTTTAAATACAGCTCGGCACAAAGACAAGTTATATTTGGCCTGAGCAGTGCCCACGCTGCAGCTACATTGGCTATTATTATGGTTGGTTACGCCAATGGCATCATCAATGAAAATGTTTTAAATGGCACAATAGTACTCATATTGATCACCTGTATCGTGGCGTCTATTGTGACTGAAACAGCATCGAAAAAGGTTATTTTGGCAGGTGAGCAGGATGTGATATCGGAAGATAAGGATGTGCTAAAGGATGAACATATTCTTGTACCTATTGCTAATCTTAATAATATGGAGATTTTATTGGATTTTGCAACAATGATAAAAAACAAAAGGTCACCCCATCCCGTTACTATATTGTCTGTGGTACCAAACAATGATCTCGCAGAAGAGAATTTAAAAAGAGCTAGGAAGAATCTTGACTCAACGGCAAAGTATGCATCAGGGAGTGAAATTGAAGTGAATATGATGGCTACTATTGATTATAATATTGCGGGGGGGATCAGTAGAGCATCGCGGGAGATCATGGCCGACAGTATATTACTAGGCTGGCCAAGTCAAGTAGGTATTATTGAAAAGATGGTTGGAGAAAAGACGGAGAGCATTCTCAATAGGACAGACATTAATATTTTTATGTGCCATTTTGGTAAGCCTTTTGTAGGCAATGATAGAATTTTACTCATATGTCCTCCAATGGCTGAGGATGAGAAAGGATTTTCGTATTGGCTTAACAAGTTAGCACGTTTAGCTCAAGAACTTACGTTACCGATCTTTTGTATAGCTAACCAAAGGTCTGAGCATGCGATACTAGATTATTTTAAGAAAAACAAGGTTAGTGCTACTATAAAATTTCTCCTTCATGAAGTATGGGATGAATTTCTTTCTTTTAAGGCTTATGTAAAGGAGTCTGATTTACTGGTTTTTGTTTCAGCACGGGCAGGCGAAGTTTCTTATCAACGAATGTTTGATGGCATTCCGAAGAAATTGGCTCGAAAATATGAACATAATAATAGAATATTAGTTTACCCGAGCAGAAGGCCTACCAGTATGTTCGACAATTATGAAGAAGTGGGTGCAATTCCAATCAACAGCGGTTTAACCCATTTGCAACGTGTAGGTAAAGGGCTTAGTAACGTGTTGAAAATCAAGGTAAAAAACAAGGTGTCGAATAAATGA
- the icd gene encoding NADP-dependent isocitrate dehydrogenase — protein sequence MADRITSNEKGQLSVPAVPIIPFIIGDGIGPDIWKASVRVFDHAIEKAYVGKRRVEWKEILAGQKAYDTIGEWLPDESISAMRNYVVSIKGPLTTPVGGGIRSLNVAIRQALDLYVCQRPLSWIKGVPSPVKHPGDVDMIIFRENTEDIYAGIEFEAGSEAVKKLTSILMDTFAIDYPFKKETAIGIKPVSKAGSVRLIRAAIEYAIQHGLPSVSLVHKGNIMKYTEGAFKNWGYELAEEVYPDKVFTWNQWEKLKVEAGESAANDALKAAEEEGRVIIKDVIADNFLQQILLNPKDYAVIATLNLNGDYISDALAAIVGGIGIAPGANINYSTGHAVFEATHGTAPRFADTDTMNPSSVILSGVMMFDYLGWREVSEVIKTALRKTINEKRVTVDFFNQMSDATLLKTSEFADAIIGNMAHQQK from the coding sequence ATGGCGGATCGAATAACAAGTAATGAAAAAGGTCAGTTAAGTGTTCCAGCAGTTCCTATTATTCCGTTTATAATTGGGGATGGCATCGGGCCTGATATATGGAAAGCTTCTGTACGTGTATTTGATCATGCAATTGAGAAGGCGTATGTTGGCAAAAGGCGTGTCGAATGGAAAGAAATATTGGCTGGTCAGAAGGCGTATGACACAATAGGGGAATGGTTGCCGGACGAAAGTATAAGCGCAATGCGTAATTATGTAGTGTCTATTAAAGGACCTTTAACTACCCCGGTTGGTGGAGGTATCAGGTCGCTAAATGTGGCTATTCGACAAGCTCTTGATCTTTATGTTTGTCAGCGTCCATTGTCATGGATTAAAGGTGTCCCTTCCCCTGTCAAACACCCAGGGGATGTAGACATGATAATCTTTAGGGAAAATACGGAGGATATTTATGCAGGGATCGAGTTTGAAGCAGGTAGTGAAGCAGTAAAAAAATTAACATCTATTTTAATGGACACCTTTGCTATTGACTACCCATTTAAGAAAGAAACCGCTATAGGTATAAAACCGGTATCTAAAGCAGGCTCTGTACGGTTGATTAGAGCAGCCATTGAATATGCCATACAGCATGGCTTACCTTCAGTAAGTTTAGTGCATAAGGGAAATATAATGAAGTATACGGAGGGAGCGTTTAAGAATTGGGGCTATGAACTGGCGGAGGAAGTATATCCCGATAAGGTGTTTACATGGAACCAATGGGAAAAGTTAAAGGTGGAGGCTGGGGAGTCCGCTGCTAATGACGCGTTGAAAGCCGCAGAGGAAGAAGGAAGAGTAATTATTAAAGACGTGATTGCAGATAATTTCTTGCAACAGATTCTTCTTAACCCTAAAGACTATGCGGTTATAGCCACGTTAAATTTGAACGGCGACTATATTTCTGATGCACTTGCTGCAATTGTTGGTGGCATAGGCATCGCTCCTGGAGCTAATATAAATTATTCAACAGGTCACGCTGTTTTCGAAGCGACGCATGGCACTGCTCCCAGGTTTGCTGATACGGACACCATGAATCCGTCATCTGTTATACTAAGCGGTGTAATGATGTTCGACTATTTAGGGTGGCGTGAAGTTTCGGAAGTTATAAAGACAGCTCTGCGTAAAACAATAAATGAAAAGCGAGTAACGGTAGATTTCTTTAATCAGATGAGCGATGCTACGCTGCTTAAAACAAGCGAATTTGCAGATGCTATTATAGGTAATATGGCTCATCAGCAGAAGTAA